TCGGGGCCGCGATCCACTCCGTGCGGGCTGTCCCGCGCGAGGCCGTGGCGCTCGTCGCGCAGTGGGCCGCGGAGCACCGGGCGCCCCTCCACGTGCACCTGTCCGAGCAGCAGGCGGAGAACGACGACGCCCTTGCCGCCTGGGGCCGCACGCCGACGCAGGTCCTTGCGGACGCGGGGGCGCTCGGGCCGCGCACGACCGTGGTGCACGCGACCCACCTGAGCGACGACGACATCGCGACGATCGGCGCCGCCGCCTGCACGCTGTCGCTGTGTCCGACGACGGAGCGGGACCTCGCTGACGGCATCGGTCCGGCGCGCGCCCTGGTCGACGCCGGCGTCCTGCTGACCCTGGGCTCGGACTCGCACGCGGTGATCGACCTGTGGGAGGAGGCGCGCGCGGCGGAGATGCACGAGCGACTGCGCACCGGCCGCCGCGGGCACTGGACTCCGGGCGCACTTCTGGGCGCGCTCACCGGCGCGGGGCACGCGTCCCTCGGTCGCGACGCCGGCCGGATCGCCGTCGGGCTGCCCGCCGACCTCGTCACCCTCGACCTGCGCACCCCGCGCACCGCTGGGTCCGGCCCGAGCGCCGCCACCGCCGTGCACGCCGCGACCGCCGCCGACGTGGCGTTCGTGATGACCGCAGGTGAGGTGCGCGTGCCGCTCACCGACGCAGGCCGACACGGCGCGCTGGTGGGCGCCGAGCTGGGCGAGGCGATCGCCGCCGTGGTGGCACCGTGAGCAGCCTGCTGGTCACCGGCATCGGGGAGCTGGTCACCAACGACCCCGGGCTCGGCGACGGCAGTCCCCTCGGCCTGCTGACCGACGCCGCGATGGTCGTCGAGGCGGGCCGGGTCGCGTGGGTCGGAGCCGCGGCGCAGGCGCCGGCGGCCGACACGGTCCACGACGCCGCGGGACGCGCCGTCATCCCGGGGTTCGTCGACTCCCACAGCCACCTGGTCTTCGCCGGCGACCGGGCGGCAGAGTTCGAGGCGCGGATGGCGGGGCGGCCCTATGAGGCCGGCGGCATCCGCACGACCGTGGCCGCGACGCGGTCCGCCACCGACGAGCAGCTGAGCGCCAACGTCGGTCGGCTGGTCGCGGAGCTGCGCCGCCAGGGCACGACCACCGTCGAGATCAAGAGCGGCTACGGGCTCACTGTGGCCGATGAGGCCCGGTCGCTGGCGGTGGCCCGGCAGTTCAGCCGCGAGACCACCTTCCTCGGCGCGCACGTCGTGCCCCCGGAGCACGCCGAGGACCCGACGGCGTACGTCGCCCTCGTGACCGGCCCGATGCTGGAGGCCTGCGCTCCCCACGCGCGGTGGATCGACGCGTTCTGCGAGCGCGGCGCGTTCGACGCCGACCAGGCGCGCGCCGTGCTCACTGCCGGGATGGCGGTCGGGCTCGAGCCCCGGCTGCACGCCAACCAGCTCGGCCCCGGCCCGGGCGTGCAGCTGGCCTGCGAGCTCGGCGCAGCGGCCGTCGACCACTGCACCTTCCTCAGCCCGGCCGACGTCGACGCGCTGGCGAGCAGCGACACCGTCGCCACGCTCCTGCCCGGCGTGGAGTTCTCGACCCGCCAGCCCTATCCCGACGCGCGCGCACTCATCGACGCCGGCGTCACGGTCGCGCTGGCCAGTGACTGCAACCCGGGGTCGTCGTACACCTCGTCGATGCCGTTCTGCATCGCCCTGGCGGTGCGGGAGATGGGGATGACGGTCGCGGAGGCGCTGTGGTCCGCGACCGCGGGCGGCGCCCGCGCCCTCAAGCGCACGGACGTGGGGCGTCTCGCGCCCGGCGCACGCGCACATCTCGCGGTGCTGGCGGCCCCGTCGTACCTCCACCTCGCCTACCGTCCCGGGGTCCCGCTCGTGGGCGAGGTGCTGGCCGACTGAGGCGTGGTTTCGGCCGTGGTGGTCCGGGTACTCGTCGGGCCAGCCGACGAGCCGCGCCGGCACGAGGAGAGGAGAGCCCATGACTCCCGAGAACCCGCTGTCCGACGACGACATGACCACCACCCCGGTGGGCGGTGACCCCAACGCCAGCTCCGGTAGCGACGGCGACAGCACCGACACGACCGACGGCGACGCCACGGACGGTGCGGGCGGCGACGGCGACGCGACCGACACCACCGACGGTGACGCGACCGACAGCAGCGACGGCGACGCGACCGACACCACCGACGGCGACGCGACCGACAGCTGACGCTGACACGGCGAGCTGACGATGACGAACGTCGAGCACGTGTCCGCACTGGACCTGCTCACCGGTGACGCCCAGGTCTTCCGCGAGAAGATCTGGGCGTCCCGCGTGCACCTGCACCAGGTCGACCCCGCGACCCTCGTCGGGAAGCTGTCGCTCGACGACGTCGACCACCTGCTGACCTCGACCGCGATGCGCACCCCGGCGATGCGGATGGCCAAGGACGGCCAGGTC
The nucleotide sequence above comes from Nocardioides massiliensis. Encoded proteins:
- a CDS encoding formimidoylglutamate deiminase, which encodes MTAWLLEHAWLGDDPESVVPLVRVEVEDGRFTRVEPGGSGDGAVHLPGLTLPGLANTHSHVFHRALRGRTAHGSGTFWTWREQMYDVAQRLTPDSLFALARATYREMVATGVTAVGEFHYVHHRPDGSAYEKDGVPSHAMEQAVVAAAAEAGITLTLLDTCYLAGGVGQPLAPEQARFGDGDADGWRRRVDALAETLPADVVLGAAIHSVRAVPREAVALVAQWAAEHRAPLHVHLSEQQAENDDALAAWGRTPTQVLADAGALGPRTTVVHATHLSDDDIATIGAAACTLSLCPTTERDLADGIGPARALVDAGVLLTLGSDSHAVIDLWEEARAAEMHERLRTGRRGHWTPGALLGALTGAGHASLGRDAGRIAVGLPADLVTLDLRTPRTAGSGPSAATAVHAATAADVAFVMTAGEVRVPLTDAGRHGALVGAELGEAIAAVVAP
- the hutI gene encoding imidazolonepropionase, which codes for MSSLLVTGIGELVTNDPGLGDGSPLGLLTDAAMVVEAGRVAWVGAAAQAPAADTVHDAAGRAVIPGFVDSHSHLVFAGDRAAEFEARMAGRPYEAGGIRTTVAATRSATDEQLSANVGRLVAELRRQGTTTVEIKSGYGLTVADEARSLAVARQFSRETTFLGAHVVPPEHAEDPTAYVALVTGPMLEACAPHARWIDAFCERGAFDADQARAVLTAGMAVGLEPRLHANQLGPGPGVQLACELGAAAVDHCTFLSPADVDALASSDTVATLLPGVEFSTRQPYPDARALIDAGVTVALASDCNPGSSYTSSMPFCIALAVREMGMTVAEALWSATAGGARALKRTDVGRLAPGARAHLAVLAAPSYLHLAYRPGVPLVGEVLAD